A window of Corallococcus macrosporus DSM 14697 contains these coding sequences:
- a CDS encoding MXAN_0125 family MYXO-CTERM protein: MQGRRVRAWLGCASALVLGLSGSARAESVPCACTTSNQSVVSEVPCLIFHASVSCGQSLVRNACEQTVTLVDWPLSSCPHSVCTQALAPGEEVGFIFGREEFETNRVAEQSHTVRMDGVDQPLTISAEVTCRDDPASSGMGCAAAPGALGAVGVALLAGAVMRRRRGA, encoded by the coding sequence ATGCAAGGAAGGCGTGTTCGTGCCTGGCTGGGCTGCGCCAGCGCACTGGTCCTGGGGCTGTCGGGGAGCGCTCGGGCGGAGTCGGTGCCGTGCGCGTGTACCACCTCGAACCAGAGCGTCGTCTCCGAGGTGCCGTGCCTCATCTTCCATGCGTCCGTCAGTTGCGGACAGAGCCTCGTTCGCAACGCCTGTGAGCAGACGGTGACGCTGGTCGACTGGCCGTTGTCGAGCTGTCCGCACAGCGTCTGCACCCAGGCGCTCGCGCCAGGTGAAGAGGTGGGCTTCATCTTCGGCAGGGAGGAGTTCGAGACCAACCGGGTCGCCGAGCAGTCCCACACGGTGCGCATGGACGGAGTGGACCAGCCGCTCACCATCAGCGCGGAGGTGACGTGCAGGGACGACCCTGCTTCCAGCGGAATGGGCTGCGCCGCGGCGCCTGGTGCCTTGGGCGCGGTGGGGGTGGCGCTGCTCGCGGGCGCGGTGATGCGCCGGCGCCGTGGGGCTTGA
- a CDS encoding GTP cyclohydrolase II — protein sequence MPEKKNPNHIRLTSHPDGDVPSVPIRWGDGEPTRRGPVVATLTEPGHRNVIGTHAGAYAVYRALAVAAGMLPQDHRADLKNTAPAAQVGPHPSWSNPERIVSLDPWGAIAPQAFRAYAEQGIDFRPTIAVTKAHINFPEVRDAIDAGRLKPDGDLLRDNGDIKVTKAAVDPVWYLPGIAKRFGMTESALRRGLFEQTGGMFPELITRPDLHVFLPPIGGLTLYVFGGIETLADRDVPLTARVHDECNGSDVFGSDICTCRPYLAHGIEECVRTAQAGGAGLIVYLRKEGRALGEVTKFLVYNARKRQEGGDSAATYFQRTECVAGVQDMRFQELMPDVLHWLGITRIHRFVSMSDMKHDAITRSGIEILERVPIPDELIPADAQVEMEAKKAAGYFTQGPVADAEELARVKGRGLDV from the coding sequence ATGCCCGAGAAAAAGAACCCCAATCACATCCGCCTCACCTCGCACCCGGATGGTGACGTCCCCAGCGTCCCCATCCGCTGGGGAGACGGCGAGCCGACGCGCCGGGGCCCCGTCGTCGCCACGCTCACCGAGCCCGGGCACCGCAACGTCATTGGCACGCACGCCGGCGCCTACGCGGTGTACCGCGCGCTGGCCGTGGCCGCGGGCATGCTGCCGCAGGACCACCGCGCGGACCTGAAGAACACCGCGCCCGCCGCGCAGGTGGGGCCCCATCCGTCGTGGAGCAACCCGGAGCGCATCGTCTCGCTGGACCCGTGGGGCGCCATCGCGCCTCAGGCCTTCCGGGCATACGCGGAGCAGGGCATCGACTTCCGGCCCACCATCGCCGTCACCAAGGCGCACATCAACTTCCCCGAGGTGCGCGACGCCATTGACGCCGGGCGCCTGAAGCCGGACGGGGACCTGCTGCGCGACAACGGCGACATCAAGGTGACCAAGGCCGCGGTGGACCCGGTGTGGTACCTGCCGGGCATCGCGAAGCGCTTCGGCATGACGGAGAGCGCGCTGCGCCGCGGCCTCTTCGAGCAGACGGGCGGCATGTTCCCGGAGCTGATTACGCGCCCGGACCTGCACGTCTTCCTGCCGCCCATCGGCGGGCTGACGCTGTACGTCTTCGGTGGCATCGAGACGCTGGCGGACCGCGACGTGCCGCTGACGGCGCGCGTGCATGACGAGTGCAACGGCTCCGACGTGTTCGGCAGCGACATCTGCACCTGCCGGCCCTACCTGGCGCACGGCATCGAGGAGTGCGTGCGCACGGCGCAGGCGGGCGGCGCGGGGCTCATCGTGTACCTGCGCAAGGAAGGCCGGGCGCTGGGCGAGGTGACGAAGTTCCTCGTGTACAACGCGCGCAAGCGGCAGGAGGGCGGCGACTCCGCGGCCACCTACTTCCAGCGCACCGAGTGCGTGGCCGGCGTGCAGGACATGCGCTTCCAGGAGCTGATGCCGGACGTGCTGCACTGGCTGGGCATCACCCGCATCCACCGCTTCGTGTCCATGAGCGACATGAAGCACGACGCGATTACGCGCTCGGGCATCGAAATCCTGGAGCGCGTCCCCATCCCCGACGAGCTCATCCCCGCCGACGCACAGGTGGAGATGGAGGCGAAGAAGGCGGCGGGCTACTTCACGCAGGGGCCGGTGGCGGACGCGGAGGAGCTGGCGCGGGTGAAGGGGCGGGGCCTCGATGTCTGA
- a CDS encoding DUF1688 family protein encodes MSDSALARSDLSPAVAWLRTPSAIRERCHQLLDLGLAGKLEHFRVEPSRLPIVVDTVLHVTREHYPTLDVPLHSRWRHFDVGGVARLAELESRLKSATLQERARAKLDLVVVSVLLDAGSGPQWRYQEAGGKTWARSEGLAVASFRMFMEGRFSSDPDRPLRVDAEALGRLTREGLARGMQVTDANPVDGLEGRLHLLHGLAKVLPRPGALLDIITAQHRSVRAAELLGLVLEVLGPIWPGRVMVDAVNLGDVWPHPALGPVESLEALVPFHKLSQWLTYSLVEPLSEAGVVVTELDGLTGLPEYRNGGLLVDLGVLSPLEPRLFTQSFHPGDEPIVEWRALTVALLDRVAALVRGRLGLSAEELPLGKVLQGGTWTAGRRVAAERRPGGGPPIRVDSDGTVF; translated from the coding sequence ATGTCTGACTCGGCGCTGGCGAGGTCGGACCTCTCTCCCGCGGTGGCGTGGCTGCGCACGCCGTCCGCCATCCGCGAGCGGTGCCACCAGCTCCTCGACCTGGGGCTCGCGGGCAAGCTGGAGCACTTCCGCGTCGAGCCGTCGCGGCTGCCCATCGTGGTGGACACGGTGCTGCACGTGACGCGCGAGCACTACCCCACGCTGGACGTGCCGCTGCACAGCCGCTGGCGCCACTTCGACGTGGGCGGCGTGGCCCGCCTGGCGGAGCTGGAGTCACGGCTCAAGAGCGCCACCCTCCAGGAGCGGGCGCGCGCGAAGCTGGACCTGGTGGTGGTGAGCGTGCTGCTGGACGCGGGCAGCGGTCCGCAGTGGCGCTACCAGGAGGCCGGCGGGAAGACGTGGGCGCGCTCCGAGGGGCTGGCCGTGGCCAGCTTCCGCATGTTCATGGAGGGGCGCTTCTCGTCGGACCCGGACCGGCCGCTGCGCGTGGACGCGGAGGCGCTGGGCCGGCTCACGCGGGAGGGGCTCGCGCGGGGCATGCAGGTGACGGACGCCAACCCGGTGGACGGGCTGGAGGGCCGGCTGCACCTGCTGCACGGCCTGGCGAAGGTGCTGCCCCGGCCGGGCGCGCTGCTGGACATCATCACCGCGCAGCACCGCAGCGTGCGCGCCGCGGAGCTGCTGGGGCTGGTGCTGGAGGTGCTGGGCCCCATCTGGCCCGGCCGGGTGATGGTGGACGCGGTGAACCTGGGCGATGTGTGGCCGCATCCCGCGCTGGGGCCGGTGGAGAGCCTGGAGGCGCTGGTGCCCTTCCACAAGCTGTCCCAATGGCTGACGTACTCGCTGGTGGAGCCGCTGTCCGAGGCGGGCGTGGTGGTGACGGAGCTGGACGGCCTCACCGGCCTGCCCGAGTACCGCAACGGCGGCCTGCTGGTGGACCTGGGCGTGCTGTCTCCGCTTGAGCCGCGCCTCTTCACGCAGTCCTTCCATCCGGGGGACGAGCCCATCGTGGAGTGGCGCGCGCTGACGGTGGCGCTGCTGGACCGGGTGGCGGCGCTGGTGCGCGGCCGGCTGGGCCTGAGCGCGGAGGAGCTGCCGCTGGGGAAGGTGCTCCAGGGCGGCACGTGGACGGCCGGCAGGCGCGTGGCGGCGGAGCGGCGCCCCGGTGGTGGGCCACCCATCCGCGTGGACAGTGACGGCACGGTGTTCTGA
- a CDS encoding c-type cytochrome gives MRHLVANVATYTIAALLILGSALFAWMRTAQLVLTDEHAALARYEPAPAHEFEWRELGEHAYVRNCQNCHGQEGKGWDQYPGLTDTARLFAAPGGREYLVELHLHGLTSPRWGAPMPDMAHLQDVELAAVLNHVLTHFGNTPPSGTRLYVPEDIAALRGPKRSPWEVNELRPGGDARAAGRSAPPRQGQGARGP, from the coding sequence ATGCGACACCTCGTGGCGAACGTCGCCACCTACACCATCGCCGCGCTGCTCATCCTGGGCTCCGCGCTGTTCGCCTGGATGCGCACCGCGCAGCTCGTGCTCACCGACGAGCACGCGGCGCTGGCCCGCTACGAGCCCGCGCCCGCGCACGAATTCGAATGGCGGGAGCTGGGTGAACACGCCTACGTGCGCAACTGCCAGAACTGCCACGGCCAGGAGGGCAAGGGCTGGGACCAGTACCCCGGCCTCACCGACACCGCGCGCCTCTTCGCCGCGCCAGGCGGACGCGAGTACCTGGTGGAGCTGCACCTGCACGGCCTGACGAGCCCTCGTTGGGGCGCGCCCATGCCCGACATGGCCCACCTCCAGGACGTGGAGCTGGCCGCGGTGCTGAACCACGTCCTCACCCACTTCGGCAACACGCCGCCCTCCGGGACGCGCCTGTATGTCCCGGAGGACATCGCCGCGCTGCGCGGGCCGAAGCGCTCACCGTGGGAGGTGAATGAACTCCGGCCCGGAGGGGATGCACGGGCCGCCGGGCGGAGCGCGCCTCCGCGACAAGGGCAGGGCGCAAGGGGCCCGTGA
- the mmsA gene encoding CoA-acylating methylmalonate-semialdehyde dehydrogenase produces the protein MAGHFFTPDTWGVCVSFIQLPRSVVSCRNLVGGSWQVPPGAVQLDVRSPYTGTVIGKVPLTPASGVAQAVEAAKAAASSWKDTPLRERTQYLYRFRQSLERDLDALAQLAASEAGKTVAEARAGLLKGMEVCDFALSLQNLDTGAHLEVSRGVSCEYRREPLGVVAGITPFNFPAMVPMWMFPIAVTLGNAFILKPSEKVPLTACALGELMCEAGYPAGVFSVVHGGREAVDALVAHPDVQAVGFVGSSAVARHLYAEGCKRGKRVLALGSAKNHLIVVPDAEPGLTAQAVVDSFTGCAGQRCMAASVLLAVGNVDPILDDVVFRAAKLEVGPGMGALIDRGALDRLETAIARAEAEGARVLLDGRGRKPQGEPWSGGNWLGPTVLDNVRPEMEAARRELFGPVLSIVRVPTLSAALAVENASPYGNAASIFTTSGGVAQTVVEGVRAGMVGVNVGVPVPREPFSFGGTGDSRFGHGDITGPSSLDFWTQVKKVTRKWSARTDGSWMS, from the coding sequence ATGGCAGGCCATTTCTTCACGCCAGACACCTGGGGGGTGTGCGTGTCCTTCATCCAGCTTCCTCGGAGCGTCGTCTCGTGCCGTAACCTCGTTGGAGGAAGCTGGCAGGTGCCCCCCGGGGCAGTGCAGCTCGATGTCCGGAGTCCCTACACGGGGACCGTCATCGGCAAGGTTCCGCTCACGCCCGCCTCGGGAGTCGCCCAGGCGGTGGAGGCCGCGAAGGCAGCGGCGTCATCCTGGAAGGACACGCCGCTCAGGGAGCGCACGCAGTACCTCTACCGCTTCCGTCAGTCCCTGGAACGCGACCTGGACGCCCTGGCCCAGCTCGCCGCCAGCGAGGCGGGGAAGACGGTGGCCGAGGCCCGCGCGGGCCTGCTCAAGGGCATGGAGGTCTGCGACTTCGCGCTGTCCCTCCAGAACCTCGACACGGGCGCGCACCTGGAGGTCAGCCGCGGCGTCTCCTGCGAGTACCGCCGTGAGCCCCTGGGCGTGGTCGCCGGCATCACCCCGTTCAACTTCCCGGCCATGGTGCCGATGTGGATGTTCCCCATCGCCGTCACGCTGGGCAACGCCTTCATCCTCAAGCCGTCGGAGAAGGTGCCACTCACGGCGTGCGCGCTGGGCGAGCTCATGTGCGAGGCCGGCTACCCCGCGGGCGTCTTCTCCGTCGTGCACGGCGGCAGGGAGGCGGTGGACGCGCTGGTGGCGCACCCGGACGTGCAGGCGGTGGGCTTCGTGGGCTCGTCCGCGGTGGCGCGCCACCTGTACGCGGAGGGCTGCAAGCGCGGCAAGCGCGTGCTGGCCCTGGGCAGCGCGAAGAATCACCTCATCGTCGTGCCGGACGCGGAGCCAGGGCTGACGGCGCAGGCGGTGGTGGACTCGTTCACCGGCTGCGCGGGCCAGCGGTGCATGGCTGCCAGTGTGCTGCTCGCGGTGGGCAACGTGGACCCCATCCTCGATGACGTCGTCTTCCGCGCCGCGAAGCTGGAGGTGGGCCCCGGCATGGGCGCGCTCATCGACCGGGGCGCGCTGGACCGCCTGGAGACGGCCATTGCCCGCGCGGAGGCGGAAGGCGCCCGCGTGCTGCTGGACGGCCGTGGCCGCAAGCCGCAGGGCGAGCCCTGGTCCGGCGGCAACTGGCTGGGCCCCACGGTGCTGGACAACGTGCGTCCGGAGATGGAGGCCGCGCGGCGCGAGCTGTTCGGTCCGGTGCTCTCCATCGTCCGGGTGCCCACGCTGTCCGCGGCGCTGGCCGTGGAGAACGCGTCGCCCTATGGCAACGCGGCGTCCATCTTCACCACCAGCGGTGGCGTGGCGCAGACGGTGGTGGAGGGCGTGCGCGCCGGCATGGTGGGCGTCAACGTGGGCGTCCCCGTGCCGCGTGAGCCGTTCTCCTTCGGTGGCACGGGCGACTCGCGCTTCGGGCACGGGGACATCACCGGGCCGTCCAGCCTCGACTTCTGGACGCAGGTGAAGAAGGTCACGCGCAAGTGGTCGGCGCGGACCGACGGCTCGTGGATGAGCTGA
- the upp gene encoding uracil phosphoribosyltransferase — translation MEFPNCTVVDHPLVKHKLTQMRRVETSTASFRALLQETSLLLAYEALRDLKVREEDIQTPMARTTAPVLDGKKLVLVAIMRAGQGILDGMLQLVPSARVGHIGLYRDPETLSPVEYYYRVPGQLADRDVVVCDPMLATGNSAVAALQRLKKSKPGSLRFVCLLACPEGLTNLREHHPDVHVYTAAIDERLDEHGYILPGLGDAGDRLFGTK, via the coding sequence ATGGAGTTTCCGAACTGCACGGTGGTGGACCACCCCCTGGTGAAGCACAAGCTCACGCAGATGCGCCGGGTGGAGACGAGCACCGCCTCCTTCCGGGCGCTGCTCCAGGAGACCTCGCTGCTGCTCGCCTACGAGGCGCTGCGGGACTTGAAGGTGCGCGAGGAGGACATCCAGACGCCCATGGCGCGCACCACGGCGCCGGTGCTGGACGGCAAGAAGCTGGTGCTGGTGGCCATCATGCGCGCGGGGCAGGGCATCCTCGACGGGATGTTGCAGCTCGTGCCCTCCGCGCGCGTGGGGCACATCGGCCTGTACCGGGACCCGGAGACGCTGTCGCCGGTGGAGTACTACTACCGCGTGCCCGGCCAGCTCGCGGACCGGGACGTGGTGGTGTGCGACCCGATGCTGGCCACGGGGAACTCGGCGGTGGCCGCGCTCCAGCGGCTCAAGAAGAGCAAGCCCGGCTCGCTGCGCTTCGTGTGCCTGCTGGCGTGCCCGGAGGGCCTGACGAACCTGCGCGAGCACCACCCGGACGTCCACGTCTACACCGCGGCGATTGACGAGCGGCTGGACGAGCACGGCTACATCCTTCCGGGCCTGGGCGACGCGGGCGACCGGCTCTTCGGGACGAAGTAG
- a CDS encoding ferric reductase-like transmembrane domain-containing protein: MNRVMSGFFWISLYLLVVLVPVFLMLIPPAPSGRSFWLELSVALGFVGLTQIAVQFVLIARFKRLTAPYGIDIILQYHRQIALVAVCLVLAHPLIIVIDNPSRLKLLNPLGGNWASRCALLSVLMLVTLVVSSLFRERLKLSYERWRLLHLLLGVAAIVFAQLHVSMAGLYTNTLWKHAIWVATSAAMVGLVVYLRVLRPAWQRNYHWRVAEVRPERGGTHALVLEPVGNHRMAFAPGQFAWLKLEGTPFTLEEHPFSFSSSAERSDRLEFGIKALGDFSGRIGDVPPGTRAFLDGPHGAFSIDRYPAVGYVFIAGGVGITPILSFLRTMADREDPRPVTLFYADTDWDSLAFREALAELEVKMDLHCVYVLKEPAEDWKGERGVLTGEVLDRHLPKEKLARFFFICGPPPMMAAVHEALQERDVPEARIHLEKFNLA, from the coding sequence ATGAACCGCGTGATGTCTGGCTTCTTCTGGATCAGCCTCTACCTCCTGGTCGTGCTGGTTCCCGTCTTCCTGATGCTCATCCCCCCGGCGCCGTCCGGGCGGTCCTTCTGGCTGGAACTGTCCGTGGCGCTGGGCTTCGTGGGGCTGACGCAGATTGCCGTGCAGTTCGTGCTCATCGCGCGCTTCAAGCGCCTCACCGCGCCCTACGGCATCGACATCATCCTCCAGTACCACCGGCAGATTGCCCTGGTCGCCGTGTGCCTCGTGCTGGCGCACCCGCTCATCATCGTCATCGACAACCCGTCCCGGCTGAAGCTGCTCAACCCCCTGGGCGGGAACTGGGCCAGCCGCTGCGCGCTGCTGAGCGTGCTGATGCTGGTCACGCTGGTGGTGTCCTCGCTGTTCCGCGAGCGCCTCAAGCTCAGCTACGAGCGCTGGCGCCTCTTGCACCTGCTGCTGGGCGTGGCGGCCATCGTCTTCGCCCAGCTCCACGTCTCCATGGCGGGCCTGTACACCAACACCTTGTGGAAGCACGCCATCTGGGTGGCGACGTCCGCGGCCATGGTGGGGCTCGTCGTCTACCTGCGCGTCCTGCGCCCCGCGTGGCAGCGCAACTACCACTGGCGCGTCGCGGAGGTCCGCCCCGAGCGCGGCGGCACCCACGCCCTGGTGCTGGAGCCCGTGGGCAACCACCGCATGGCCTTCGCCCCGGGCCAGTTCGCGTGGCTCAAGCTGGAGGGCACGCCCTTCACGCTGGAGGAGCACCCCTTCAGCTTCTCCTCCAGCGCCGAGCGCTCGGACCGGCTGGAGTTCGGCATCAAGGCGCTGGGCGACTTCAGCGGGCGCATTGGCGACGTGCCCCCGGGCACCCGCGCGTTCCTCGACGGCCCCCACGGCGCCTTCAGCATCGACCGCTATCCGGCCGTGGGCTACGTGTTCATCGCCGGCGGCGTGGGCATCACCCCCATCCTCTCCTTCCTGCGCACCATGGCGGACCGCGAGGACCCCCGGCCCGTCACGCTCTTCTACGCCGACACGGACTGGGACAGCCTGGCCTTCCGCGAAGCCCTGGCCGAACTGGAGGTGAAGATGGACCTCCACTGCGTCTACGTCCTCAAGGAGCCCGCGGAGGACTGGAAGGGAGAGCGCGGCGTGCTCACGGGCGAGGTGCTGGACCGGCACCTGCCGAAGGAGAAGCTGGCGCGGTTCTTCTTCATCTGCGGACCGCCGCCCATGATGGCGGCGGTGCACGAAGCCCTCCAGGAGCGGGACGTCCCCGAGGCCCGCATCCACCTCGAGAAGTTCAACCTCGCCTAG
- a CDS encoding alpha/beta fold hydrolase — protein sequence MQGLSFFTTGDGVRIAYRMDGDPSLPVLVLSNSIGTTLHMWDGQIPALSRHFRVLRFDTRGHGASGVPLGAYSLDRLGRDVVELLDGLKIRRAHFLGLSLGGFIGQWLGVHVPERIDRLVLANTSAYLGPARQWDERIAATLQAPDMTDTAETFLGNWFPAAMLQVGGPVIDAFRAMLLATDRQGLAGAFAAVRDTDLRRTIALIDAPTLVITGRDDTVTAAIHGAEIAATVPHAELLELPVVHLSNVERPDEFLEAVQKFLLPR from the coding sequence ATGCAAGGTCTCTCCTTCTTCACCACCGGCGACGGTGTCCGCATCGCCTACCGCATGGACGGCGACCCCAGCCTGCCCGTGCTGGTCCTGTCCAACTCCATCGGCACGACGCTGCACATGTGGGACGGCCAGATTCCGGCCTTGTCGCGCCACTTTCGCGTGCTGCGCTTCGACACCCGCGGACATGGCGCGTCCGGCGTGCCCCTTGGCGCGTATTCTCTGGACCGCCTGGGCCGCGACGTCGTCGAACTGCTGGACGGGCTGAAAATCCGACGCGCGCATTTCCTGGGTTTGTCGCTGGGCGGCTTCATCGGACAGTGGCTGGGCGTGCATGTCCCCGAGCGCATCGACCGCCTGGTTTTGGCCAACACCTCGGCCTATCTGGGCCCCGCCCGGCAATGGGACGAGCGAATCGCCGCCACATTGCAGGCGCCGGACATGACGGACACCGCCGAAACGTTCCTGGGCAACTGGTTCCCGGCAGCCATGCTGCAAGTGGGCGGGCCCGTCATCGACGCGTTCCGCGCCATGCTGTTGGCCACCGACAGGCAGGGGCTGGCGGGCGCGTTCGCGGCGGTGCGCGACACGGACCTGCGGCGCACCATTGCGTTGATTGACGCGCCAACCTTGGTGATAACGGGCCGCGACGACACAGTGACGGCCGCCATCCACGGGGCGGAGATCGCGGCCACGGTGCCGCACGCCGAGCTGCTGGAGCTGCCGGTGGTGCATCTGTCGAATGTCGAGCGGCCCGACGAGTTCCTGGAGGCAGTGCAGAAGTTCCTGCTGCCACGCTGA
- a CDS encoding CapA family protein — MSASVLLLLPLLCASAPTRVELVFGGDVIPHGEVKEVARLHARTGAPPPGGGRAPSLNHEGWDHVFGPIADVLRTADVGVVNLETPVTDNKKAVAKELLFNAPSAMAHALASAGVKVVSTANNHARDQHPAGIVETLRHLDAAGIRHTGTGATRESAWEPAFVDVRGVKVGFLSFTRLLNGFSNPKDAQAPHVALVPYAQPEAHRGVSSEQAVEAVRAAAARCDALIVLVHWGTEYKVAPRPEDRALGRALLDAGARAVIGHHPHVLQPLEAYQTVDGRKGLIAYSLGNLVANQDRFYRHAPGAKSAGGDRRDSVLLRVSLVRPMPGVSVALEEVSVLPVWIENNAVGRARKEPRNIQPVLIDREVEAVTERLAVLAARPGPLDKETRAQKALLERRLAGSKQRRERILRMLPEGFAVASPELRQRGPEAGPPGRLASQP, encoded by the coding sequence GTGTCCGCCTCCGTCCTGCTGCTGCTTCCCCTGCTGTGTGCCTCCGCCCCCACGCGCGTGGAGCTGGTGTTTGGTGGGGACGTGATTCCCCACGGTGAGGTCAAGGAGGTCGCGAGGCTGCACGCGCGCACCGGGGCGCCGCCGCCGGGAGGAGGCCGGGCGCCCTCGCTCAACCATGAGGGGTGGGACCACGTCTTCGGTCCCATCGCGGACGTGCTGCGGACCGCGGACGTGGGCGTGGTGAATCTGGAGACGCCCGTCACGGACAACAAGAAGGCCGTGGCGAAGGAGCTGTTGTTCAACGCGCCTTCGGCGATGGCGCATGCGTTGGCCTCGGCCGGGGTGAAGGTGGTGTCCACCGCGAACAACCACGCGAGGGACCAGCACCCCGCGGGCATCGTGGAGACGCTGCGGCACCTGGACGCGGCGGGCATCCGTCACACGGGCACGGGGGCGACGCGGGAGTCCGCGTGGGAGCCCGCGTTCGTGGACGTGCGAGGCGTGAAGGTGGGGTTCCTGTCCTTCACGCGCCTGCTCAATGGCTTCAGCAACCCGAAGGACGCCCAGGCGCCGCACGTCGCGCTGGTGCCGTACGCCCAGCCCGAGGCGCACCGGGGCGTCTCCTCCGAGCAGGCGGTGGAGGCCGTGCGCGCGGCGGCGGCGCGGTGTGACGCGCTCATCGTGCTGGTGCACTGGGGGACGGAGTACAAGGTGGCGCCGCGTCCGGAGGACCGCGCGCTGGGCCGCGCGCTGCTGGACGCGGGGGCGCGGGCGGTCATCGGGCACCATCCGCACGTGCTCCAGCCGCTGGAGGCGTATCAGACGGTGGATGGGCGCAAGGGGCTCATCGCGTATTCGCTGGGCAACCTGGTGGCGAACCAGGACCGCTTCTACCGGCACGCGCCGGGGGCGAAGAGCGCTGGGGGCGACCGGCGGGACTCCGTGTTGCTGCGGGTGTCGCTGGTGCGGCCCATGCCGGGCGTGTCGGTGGCGTTGGAGGAGGTGTCGGTGCTGCCGGTGTGGATTGAGAACAACGCGGTGGGGCGTGCGCGCAAGGAGCCGCGGAACATCCAGCCGGTGCTCATCGACCGGGAGGTGGAGGCGGTGACGGAGCGGCTGGCGGTGCTGGCGGCGCGCCCTGGGCCGCTGGACAAGGAGACGCGCGCGCAGAAGGCGCTGCTGGAGCGGCGGCTGGCGGGCTCGAAGCAGCGGCGCGAGCGCATCCTCCGCATGCTGCCGGAAGGGTTCGCGGTGGCGTCACCCGAGCTGCGTCAGCGTGGGCCGGAGGCCGGGCCTCCGGGGCGGTTGGCCTCACAGCCTTGA